From the Senegalimassilia faecalis genome, one window contains:
- a CDS encoding heat shock protein transcriptional repressor HspR, giving the protein MPEWNDRNRPLYMIGVAAELAGVHPQTLRAYEQKGLVTPQRTSGNTRMYSQADIERLALINELTGEGINLAGVIRILDLQGRLDDRDQEIDDLHKRVRRLADRVHELETRESVNSLVQSPTAIVVRRPSSLL; this is encoded by the coding sequence ATGCCCGAGTGGAACGACCGCAACCGGCCTTTATACATGATCGGCGTAGCCGCCGAGCTTGCGGGCGTTCATCCGCAGACGTTGCGCGCTTACGAGCAAAAAGGCCTCGTCACGCCGCAGCGCACCAGCGGGAACACGCGCATGTACTCGCAAGCCGACATCGAGCGCCTTGCGCTCATCAACGAGCTCACGGGCGAAGGCATAAACCTTGCGGGCGTCATTCGCATCCTTGACCTGCAGGGACGCCTTGACGACCGTGACCAGGAAATCGACGACCTGCACAAGCGCGTGCGCCGTTTGGCCGACCGCGTGCATGAGTTGGAAACGCGCGAAAGCGTGAATTCCCTTGTGCAATCGCCTACGGCCATCGTCGTGCGCCGTCCCAGCTCGCTTTTGTAA
- a CDS encoding ATP-dependent Clp protease ATP-binding subunit: MRLDKLAVTAQEAFQASMGVAGDAQSSTIEPIHLLKAMLDASENNLSAIIKRIGADPAQLSRNVDDAIAAMPKASGSSMPMAMPSNNLIKVIDNAVKAAERMGDSYATTEHLLIALAQDKGEAGRVLNGLGVTGKTVEEAYSSLRGSTRVTDQQSKPELDALNQYGQNLTQKAREGKLDPVIGRSEEIRRTIQVLSRRTKNNPVLIGEPGVGKTAIVEGLAQRIVAGDVPSGLKDHDVIALDLGAMVAGAKYRGEFEDRLKAVLREVKESNGQIILFIDELHTIVGAGSTGDSSMDAGNMLKPALARGELHAIGATTLDEYRKYIEKDAALERRFQTVMVSEPTVEDTIAILRGLKEKYEIHHGVRITDAAIVACAELSNRYISDRFLPDKAIDLMDEAASRLRIEIDSMPEEVDLAERKLTQMQIEEQALMKETDDVSRERLEHLRKEIADAQDALSKRKAEWQNEKDVIENVQTLKADLEAAQTDEERATREGDLVKASEIRYGRIPDLQRKLQEAEQALNEKQEDGAILKEEVSQEEIAEVVSTWTGIPVSKMMQGEMEKLVDLEDKLHERVIGQDEAVSAVAGAIRRNRAGLSDPNKPIGSFLFLGPTGVGKTELAKALAEYLFDSEKAMVRIDMSEYMEKFSVQRLIGAPPGYVGYDEGGQLTEAVRRRPYSVILLDEVEKAHPDVFNILLQVLDDGRLTDGQGRLVSFKNAIIIMTSNIGSQAIREFESANSKQESMGDVMENVMKGDVKSAAKSLADLSNMINDALRNTFRPEFLNRIDEVITFHALSIANMEPIVELQLDDVRKRLADRRVTLDVTPAAMDHLSIDGFDPVYGARPCKRLVQREVVDRIAQKIVEGKLPDRSHVLIDIDEAADDYVCKVEPPLELDAVPVD; this comes from the coding sequence ATGAGACTAGATAAACTTGCCGTTACCGCTCAAGAGGCCTTCCAGGCTTCCATGGGCGTTGCCGGCGATGCCCAGTCCAGCACCATCGAGCCCATTCATCTGCTCAAGGCAATGCTGGACGCATCGGAGAACAACCTGTCGGCCATCATCAAGCGCATCGGCGCCGATCCGGCGCAGCTGTCGCGCAACGTCGATGACGCTATCGCCGCTATGCCCAAGGCTTCCGGCTCCAGCATGCCTATGGCCATGCCCAGCAACAACCTCATTAAGGTCATCGATAACGCCGTGAAGGCCGCCGAGCGCATGGGCGACAGCTATGCAACCACCGAACACCTGCTCATCGCGCTTGCCCAGGACAAGGGTGAGGCGGGCCGCGTGCTCAATGGTCTTGGCGTTACGGGCAAAACCGTCGAAGAGGCGTACAGCTCGCTTCGCGGCAGCACCCGCGTCACCGACCAGCAAAGCAAGCCCGAACTCGACGCGCTTAACCAGTACGGCCAGAACCTCACGCAGAAGGCGCGCGAGGGCAAGCTCGATCCGGTCATCGGCCGGTCCGAGGAAATCCGCCGCACCATCCAGGTGCTCAGCCGCCGCACGAAGAACAACCCCGTGCTCATCGGTGAGCCTGGTGTCGGTAAAACGGCTATCGTTGAAGGCTTGGCCCAGCGTATCGTTGCAGGCGACGTGCCGTCTGGCTTGAAGGACCACGACGTCATCGCGCTTGACCTGGGCGCCATGGTAGCCGGCGCGAAGTACCGTGGCGAGTTCGAGGACCGCTTGAAGGCCGTGCTGCGCGAGGTGAAGGAATCGAACGGACAGATCATTCTGTTCATCGATGAGCTTCACACCATCGTGGGCGCAGGCTCTACGGGCGACAGCTCCATGGACGCGGGCAACATGCTCAAGCCGGCGCTTGCACGTGGTGAACTGCACGCCATCGGCGCTACCACGCTCGACGAGTACCGCAAGTACATCGAGAAGGACGCCGCCCTTGAGCGCCGTTTCCAGACGGTCATGGTCAGCGAGCCCACGGTCGAGGACACCATCGCCATTTTGCGTGGCCTGAAGGAGAAGTACGAAATCCATCATGGCGTGCGCATCACCGATGCCGCCATCGTGGCATGCGCCGAGCTGTCGAATCGCTACATCTCCGACCGCTTCCTGCCCGACAAGGCCATCGACCTTATGGACGAGGCGGCCAGCCGCCTGCGCATCGAGATCGACAGCATGCCTGAAGAGGTTGACCTGGCAGAACGCAAGCTCACGCAGATGCAAATCGAAGAGCAAGCGCTCATGAAGGAAACCGACGACGTCAGTCGCGAACGCCTTGAGCACCTGCGCAAGGAAATCGCCGACGCGCAAGACGCCCTGTCCAAGCGCAAGGCCGAATGGCAGAACGAGAAGGACGTCATCGAGAACGTCCAAACGCTCAAGGCCGACCTCGAGGCGGCGCAAACCGACGAGGAGCGCGCTACCCGCGAAGGCGACTTGGTGAAGGCTTCGGAAATCCGCTACGGCCGCATCCCTGACCTGCAGCGCAAGCTGCAAGAGGCCGAGCAGGCGCTCAACGAAAAGCAGGAGGACGGCGCAATCCTGAAAGAGGAGGTGTCTCAGGAAGAAATCGCCGAGGTCGTGTCCACGTGGACCGGCATCCCCGTGTCGAAGATGATGCAGGGCGAAATGGAGAAACTCGTCGACTTGGAAGACAAGCTGCATGAGCGCGTCATCGGCCAGGACGAAGCCGTTTCCGCCGTTGCCGGTGCCATCCGCCGCAACCGCGCCGGCCTGTCCGACCCGAACAAGCCCATCGGCAGCTTCCTGTTCCTCGGTCCTACCGGCGTCGGTAAAACGGAGCTGGCAAAGGCACTGGCCGAGTACCTGTTCGACAGCGAAAAGGCCATGGTGCGTATCGACATGTCCGAGTACATGGAGAAGTTCAGCGTGCAGCGTCTTATCGGTGCCCCTCCGGGATACGTAGGCTACGACGAGGGCGGTCAGCTGACCGAAGCCGTGCGCCGTCGTCCGTACAGCGTCATTCTGCTCGACGAGGTGGAGAAGGCTCATCCCGACGTCTTCAATATCTTGCTGCAGGTGCTCGACGACGGCCGCCTGACCGATGGCCAGGGTCGTTTGGTGTCGTTCAAGAACGCCATCATCATCATGACCAGCAACATCGGCTCCCAGGCCATTCGCGAATTCGAAAGCGCGAACAGCAAGCAGGAGTCCATGGGCGACGTCATGGAGAACGTCATGAAGGGCGACGTTAAGTCTGCGGCGAAGAGCCTGGCTGACCTGTCCAACATGATCAACGATGCTCTGCGCAACACGTTCCGCCCTGAGTTCCTCAATCGTATCGACGAGGTCATCACGTTCCACGCCTTGTCCATCGCGAACATGGAGCCCATCGTGGAGCTGCAGCTCGACGACGTGCGCAAGCGCCTGGCCGACCGTCGCGTTACGCTCGACGTCACGCCCGCCGCTATGGATCACCTGTCCATCGATGGCTTCGATCCGGTTTACGGTGCGCGTCCCTGCAAGCGCCTCGTGCAGCGCGAGGTCGTCGATCGCATCGCGCAGAAGATCGTCGAGGGCAAGCTGCCTGATCGCAGCCACGTGCTCATCGACATCGACGAAGCGGCTGACGACTACGTCTGCAAAGTCGAGCCGCCGCTGGAACTCGATGCCGTTCCGGTCGACTAA
- the hypE gene encoding hydrogenase expression/formation protein HypE produces the protein MDETVMLGHGSGGTMMKRIIDEVFFAAYAGEELLRGDDAAVLPAPAPGERLAFSTDSFVVTPHFFPGGDIGRLAVCGTVNDVATSGATPRYLSCGFVLEEGFPISDLKRICASMAEVAKEAGVHLVTGDTKVVNRGHGDGVYINTAGVGTLPEGVNLGGAQCKPGDKVLVSGTLGDHGITIMSCRESLSFKADLQSDAAPLNHLIADVLAAAPGTRCFRDPTRGGLASTLNELAAQSGTDITVEEDAVPVKPAVQGACDMLGYDVLQVANEGKMVCIVAPEDADAALAAIRANKYGADAAIIGEVSEMQPERGSKVFLRTAFGGTRILDMLVGEQLPRIC, from the coding sequence ATGGACGAAACAGTCATGCTCGGCCACGGCAGTGGCGGAACCATGATGAAGCGCATCATCGACGAGGTGTTCTTCGCTGCATATGCGGGCGAGGAGCTGCTGCGCGGAGACGACGCGGCGGTGCTGCCCGCCCCGGCGCCGGGCGAGCGCCTGGCGTTTTCCACCGACAGCTTCGTGGTGACGCCGCACTTCTTCCCGGGTGGCGATATCGGGCGCCTGGCGGTGTGCGGCACGGTGAACGACGTGGCCACCAGCGGCGCCACGCCACGCTACCTCAGCTGCGGTTTCGTGCTGGAAGAGGGCTTCCCCATCAGCGACCTCAAGCGTATCTGCGCCAGCATGGCCGAGGTGGCGAAAGAAGCCGGCGTGCATCTGGTCACGGGCGACACGAAGGTAGTCAACCGCGGGCATGGCGACGGCGTGTACATCAACACGGCAGGCGTCGGCACGCTGCCCGAAGGCGTGAACCTGGGCGGCGCGCAGTGCAAGCCGGGCGACAAAGTGCTGGTCAGCGGCACGCTCGGCGATCACGGCATCACCATCATGAGCTGCCGCGAGTCGCTGTCGTTCAAGGCCGACCTGCAAAGCGATGCTGCGCCGCTCAACCATCTTATTGCGGACGTGTTGGCAGCGGCGCCCGGCACGCGCTGCTTCCGCGACCCCACGCGCGGCGGCTTGGCGTCTACGCTCAACGAGCTGGCAGCGCAGTCCGGCACCGACATCACCGTCGAGGAAGACGCCGTGCCTGTGAAGCCCGCCGTGCAAGGCGCGTGCGACATGCTCGGCTACGACGTGCTGCAGGTGGCCAACGAAGGCAAAATGGTGTGCATCGTTGCGCCCGAGGACGCCGACGCAGCGCTTGCGGCCATTCGCGCGAACAAGTACGGCGCCGATGCGGCCATCATCGGCGAGGTTTCGGAAATGCAGCCCGAGCGCGGGTCGAAGGTGTTTCTGCGTACTGCGTTTGGCGGAACGCGCATCCTCGACATGCTTGTTGGCGAACAGTTGCCGCGCATTTGTTAA
- a CDS encoding ATP-binding protein, which produces MAHPVIETDECIGCGICVDACPQEVLEVNGGVVEVVNEDNCIACGDCVEECPMGAIPEVVEE; this is translated from the coding sequence ATGGCTCATCCGGTTATCGAGACTGACGAGTGCATCGGCTGCGGCATCTGCGTTGACGCATGCCCGCAGGAGGTTCTGGAAGTGAACGGCGGCGTTGTCGAGGTCGTGAACGAGGACAACTGCATCGCTTGTGGCGACTGCGTCGAGGAGTGCCCCATGGGCGCTATCCCCGAGGTTGTCGAGGAATAA
- a CDS encoding universal stress protein codes for MAVDKLLVAYDGSDGSRHALKMAVSIAQVNKNAHLDLVYVVPIPLLNADQMTAFQSILDMMVSDGEDLLAAATDELADDVVERTDTMLVTGTNPASELLRLAEQRGYDLIVVGNRGLSGFKEYTGSVSHKVLAGSKIPVLVAK; via the coding sequence ATGGCTGTTGATAAGTTGTTGGTTGCTTATGATGGATCCGATGGTTCGCGTCATGCGCTTAAAATGGCTGTTTCTATTGCTCAGGTGAACAAGAATGCTCATCTTGATTTGGTGTATGTCGTACCCATTCCACTTTTGAATGCTGACCAGATGACTGCTTTTCAGAGCATTTTGGACATGATGGTATCTGATGGTGAAGACCTTCTTGCTGCTGCTACTGATGAGCTTGCTGATGATGTTGTTGAGCGCACTGATACGATGTTGGTTACGGGTACAAATCCTGCTAGCGAATTGCTGCGGCTTGCCGAGCAGCGCGGCTATGATTTGATCGTTGTTGGCAATCGCGGTCTTTCGGGTTTTAAAGAATATACCGGTAGTGTCAGCCATAAGGTTCTTGCTGGTTCTAAGATTCCCGTGCTTGTTGCGAAATAA
- a CDS encoding acyl-CoA dehydratase activase: MTATQPETAEQKPDAFLGIDIGSIPTKGVIIDSQRQIIARSYQWTEGDPVNASRRVIAELGGQIDQSKVAVRTVGTTGSARRLVGAMCGASVIKNEITAHAVGTTFLHPDVRTILEIGDSKIICVDGGIAVDYAMNTLCAAGTGAFLSSQAHRLDVEVEQFGEIALTSKKPANIAARCTVFAESDLVHKIQVGYAREDIIAGLCKSVAVNYLNNVGKGKNIIAPVVFQGGVSKNIGIVKAFRERVGYSRHR, from the coding sequence ATGACCGCAACACAACCCGAAACCGCAGAGCAGAAGCCTGACGCGTTCCTTGGCATCGACATTGGTTCCATCCCCACGAAAGGTGTCATCATCGACAGCCAGCGCCAGATTATCGCACGTTCGTATCAATGGACCGAAGGCGACCCCGTCAACGCTTCACGACGTGTTATCGCAGAACTCGGCGGGCAAATCGATCAAAGCAAAGTTGCGGTACGAACAGTGGGAACAACCGGCAGCGCACGCCGCCTCGTTGGCGCCATGTGCGGTGCATCGGTAATCAAGAATGAAATCACCGCCCACGCCGTAGGCACCACGTTTCTGCACCCCGATGTTCGTACCATCCTAGAAATCGGCGACAGCAAAATCATCTGCGTAGATGGCGGCATCGCGGTCGATTACGCTATGAACACGCTGTGCGCGGCGGGCACGGGTGCCTTCCTTTCCAGTCAAGCCCATCGCCTTGACGTAGAGGTAGAGCAGTTCGGCGAAATCGCGCTGACCTCGAAAAAGCCCGCAAACATCGCAGCTCGCTGCACGGTATTCGCAGAAAGCGACCTGGTCCACAAGATTCAGGTAGGCTACGCACGCGAAGACATCATCGCCGGCCTGTGCAAATCCGTTGCCGTCAATTACCTCAACAACGTCGGCAAAGGTAAAAACATCATTGCTCCCGTGGTATTCCAAGGCGGCGTATCCAAAAACATTGGCATAGTAAAAGCATTTCGAGAACGAGTTGGGTACTCCCGTCATCGTTGA
- the dnaK gene encoding molecular chaperone DnaK, protein MSKILGIDLGTTNSAMAVMEGSEPEILVNAEGDRTTPSVEGFRKDGERVVGKAAKNQAVTNPENTVSSVKRFIGRSFAETADEQSKVSYKVKAGKDGRTVVDIDGKDYTPEEISAMVLQKLKNDAEKQVGSPITQAVITVPAYFNDAQRQATKDAGKIAGLEVLRIINEPTAAALAYGLDKTNKDEKILVFDLGGGTFDVSILELGDGVFEVAATAGDNHLGGDDWDHRVIDWLADKFAKDNGGIDLRKDKMALQRLKEAAEKAKMELSSTTQANINLPFITADATGPKHLDYTLTRAEFESITKDLLDRCRKPVEQALRDANMSQGEIDEVILVGGSTRMPAVQELVKRMTGKQPNMSVNPDEVVAMGAAVQGGVLAGDVEGILLLDVTPLSLGVETMGGVMTKMIDRNTTIPTRKTEIYSTAADNQTSVEIHVLQGERQMAKDNKTLGKFQLTGIPAARRGVPQIEVTFDIDANGIVNVSAKDLGTGKQQQITISGSTALNDEEVDRMVKDAEAHAEEDKKRKEEVETRNNCDALVNATEQTLNELGDKVPADSKSAAEEAINEAKTALSGTDIEAIKAATEKLQQAGYKLAEVAYSQQQGAEGAAGAAGAAAGAQSDDGPIEADYEVVDDKEGK, encoded by the coding sequence ATGAGCAAGATTTTGGGTATCGACCTTGGCACCACGAACTCCGCCATGGCCGTCATGGAAGGCTCCGAGCCTGAAATTCTCGTAAACGCCGAGGGCGACCGCACTACTCCGTCTGTTGAAGGTTTCCGCAAGGACGGCGAGCGCGTGGTCGGTAAGGCTGCTAAGAACCAGGCTGTCACCAACCCCGAGAACACCGTTTCTTCCGTCAAGCGTTTCATCGGTCGTTCCTTTGCCGAAACCGCTGACGAGCAGAGCAAGGTCAGCTACAAGGTGAAGGCCGGCAAGGACGGTCGTACCGTTGTCGACATCGACGGCAAGGACTACACGCCCGAGGAAATCTCCGCCATGGTCCTGCAGAAGCTGAAGAACGACGCCGAGAAGCAGGTCGGCTCGCCCATCACGCAGGCCGTCATCACCGTTCCGGCTTACTTCAACGACGCTCAGCGTCAGGCCACCAAGGACGCCGGCAAGATCGCTGGCCTCGAGGTTCTGCGTATTATCAACGAGCCGACGGCAGCTGCTCTGGCCTATGGCCTGGACAAGACGAACAAGGACGAGAAGATCCTCGTGTTCGACCTGGGCGGCGGCACGTTCGACGTGTCCATCCTGGAGCTGGGCGACGGCGTGTTCGAGGTTGCCGCTACCGCTGGTGACAACCACCTTGGCGGCGACGACTGGGATCACCGCGTTATCGATTGGTTGGCCGACAAGTTCGCGAAGGACAACGGCGGCATCGACCTGCGCAAAGACAAGATGGCTCTGCAGCGCCTGAAGGAAGCTGCCGAGAAGGCGAAGATGGAGCTGTCCAGCACCACGCAGGCCAACATCAACCTGCCGTTCATCACCGCAGATGCCACCGGCCCGAAGCACCTGGACTACACGCTTACCCGCGCCGAGTTCGAGTCCATCACCAAGGATTTGCTCGACCGTTGCCGCAAGCCTGTTGAGCAGGCGCTGCGTGACGCCAACATGTCGCAGGGCGAAATCGACGAGGTCATCCTCGTTGGCGGTTCCACCCGTATGCCCGCCGTGCAGGAACTGGTGAAGCGCATGACCGGCAAGCAGCCGAACATGTCCGTGAACCCCGACGAGGTTGTGGCTATGGGTGCAGCTGTTCAGGGCGGCGTGCTTGCAGGCGATGTTGAGGGCATTCTGCTGCTCGACGTTACGCCTCTGTCCCTGGGTGTTGAGACCATGGGCGGCGTCATGACGAAGATGATCGACCGCAACACCACCATTCCTACCCGTAAGACCGAGATTTACTCCACGGCTGCCGACAATCAGACGTCCGTTGAGATTCACGTCCTGCAGGGCGAGCGTCAGATGGCCAAGGACAACAAGACGCTCGGCAAGTTCCAGCTGACCGGCATTCCGGCTGCTCGCCGCGGTGTGCCGCAGATCGAGGTCACGTTCGATATCGATGCTAACGGTATCGTGAACGTTTCCGCTAAGGATCTGGGCACGGGCAAGCAGCAGCAGATTACCATTAGCGGCTCCACGGCTCTGAACGACGAGGAAGTCGACCGCATGGTGAAGGACGCCGAGGCTCATGCCGAGGAGGACAAGAAGCGCAAGGAAGAAGTCGAGACTCGCAACAACTGCGACGCTCTGGTGAACGCCACCGAGCAGACGCTCAACGAGCTGGGCGACAAGGTTCCTGCCGACTCCAAGTCCGCTGCTGAGGAAGCTATCAACGAGGCTAAGACGGCGCTGTCCGGTACCGATATCGAAGCCATCAAGGCTGCTACCGAGAAGCTGCAGCAGGCTGGTTACAAGCTGGCTGAGGTTGCTTACAGCCAGCAGCAGGGTGCTGAGGGCGCTGCCGGTGCCGCTGGTGCTGCCGCGGGCGCTCAGTCCGACGACGGCCCCATCGAAGCCGACTACGAGGTTGTTGACGACAAGGAAGGGAAGTAG
- a CDS encoding DnaJ C-terminal domain-containing protein, translating into MPATPDYYKTLGVPRTASTDEIKKAFRKLARKYHPDAGGDEAKFKEINEAYEVLSDDKKRKLYDQYGTANENQIPHGWGGGAVNMDDIFGGGGAGGFGSWADILESIRRGEGAFGTNWDFNGGGASGFGGRQPRPRKGQDMNVTLNVTFEEAFAGTEKRVTVRVPGRTDSETLTVKVPAGAVDGGRLRFKCKGAPGENGGAAGDLLVTTRIQDHPYFKRDGADVLIDVPVNVAEAALGASVVVPAPDGTKVRVKIPAGTQDQTVMSVRGKGAPRVKGTGNGDLKITVKVQVPKHMNEAQTKAMEAFLQASPDDVRSW; encoded by the coding sequence ATGCCGGCTACTCCGGACTACTACAAAACGCTGGGCGTTCCGCGCACGGCGTCCACCGACGAAATCAAGAAGGCGTTCCGCAAACTGGCGCGTAAGTACCACCCCGATGCGGGCGGCGACGAGGCCAAGTTCAAGGAAATCAACGAAGCCTACGAGGTTTTGTCCGACGACAAGAAGCGCAAGCTATACGACCAATACGGCACAGCGAACGAGAACCAAATCCCCCACGGCTGGGGCGGCGGCGCCGTCAACATGGACGACATCTTCGGAGGTGGCGGTGCCGGCGGCTTCGGCAGCTGGGCCGACATTCTGGAAAGCATTCGTCGGGGCGAAGGCGCGTTCGGCACGAACTGGGATTTCAATGGCGGCGGTGCCAGCGGGTTCGGCGGCCGTCAGCCGCGCCCGCGCAAGGGCCAGGACATGAACGTTACCCTGAACGTCACGTTTGAGGAAGCGTTTGCCGGCACGGAAAAGCGCGTGACGGTTCGCGTCCCCGGTCGCACGGATTCCGAAACGCTTACGGTGAAGGTTCCGGCGGGTGCGGTCGACGGAGGTCGCCTGCGCTTCAAGTGCAAGGGCGCTCCGGGCGAAAACGGCGGCGCTGCAGGCGACTTGCTCGTAACCACGCGCATTCAGGACCACCCGTACTTCAAGCGCGACGGCGCCGATGTGCTCATCGACGTTCCGGTCAACGTCGCGGAGGCGGCATTGGGCGCAAGCGTGGTGGTTCCCGCTCCCGACGGCACGAAGGTGCGCGTGAAAATCCCGGCTGGCACGCAGGACCAAACGGTCATGTCGGTGCGCGGCAAGGGCGCCCCGCGCGTCAAGGGAACCGGAAACGGTGACCTAAAAATCACCGTGAAGGTGCAGGTCCCGAAGCATATGAATGAAGCGCAAACGAAGGCAATGGAGGCGTTTTTGCAAGCGTCGCCCGATGATGTGAGGAGCTGGTAA
- a CDS encoding nucleotide exchange factor GrpE — MAEQSTPKPERATQAEGKQIPIEDANVASQQEGAAEQGGAPEAADAASDVVKEAEEVLEGQPEEAAPTNDELVAQAQAEAKDWQDKYLRLHAEWDTYRRRTAEQREQERVRAGEKLVEKLLPVIDDFERTIDYAEKNGEAGLIDGVKAVHNKFVNVLESGGVQVINPAGEAFDALECQAVATVDDASVPDETVHEVYQKGYKMGTKVLRAAMVTVTTGGPKRPKPESEGE, encoded by the coding sequence ATGGCTGAGCAGAGCACGCCCAAGCCTGAGCGCGCGACGCAGGCCGAAGGCAAGCAGATTCCCATCGAGGACGCCAACGTTGCAAGCCAGCAGGAAGGCGCCGCCGAACAGGGCGGCGCCCCCGAGGCCGCCGATGCCGCATCCGACGTGGTGAAGGAAGCAGAAGAGGTGTTGGAAGGTCAGCCCGAAGAAGCCGCCCCCACCAACGACGAACTGGTCGCCCAGGCGCAAGCCGAAGCGAAGGACTGGCAGGACAAGTACCTGCGCCTGCATGCTGAGTGGGACACGTATCGTCGTCGCACGGCAGAGCAGCGCGAGCAAGAGCGCGTCCGCGCCGGCGAAAAGCTGGTCGAGAAGCTGCTCCCCGTCATCGATGACTTCGAACGCACCATCGACTACGCTGAGAAGAACGGCGAAGCGGGCTTGATCGACGGCGTGAAAGCCGTGCACAACAAGTTCGTGAACGTTCTTGAAAGCGGCGGAGTGCAGGTCATCAACCCGGCAGGCGAGGCGTTCGATGCGCTTGAATGCCAAGCGGTTGCAACGGTTGACGATGCTTCCGTTCCTGATGAAACGGTGCATGAGGTGTACCAGAAGGGCTACAAGATGGGAACGAAAGTTCTTCGTGCAGCCATGGTCACCGTCACCACGGGCGGCCCGAAAAGGCCGAAGCCCGAGAGCGAAGGCGAATAG
- a CDS encoding helix-turn-helix transcriptional regulator, with protein sequence MTNSNTASAALPENFTLIDLAKSGGWKAFASTGIACPLAWGFIINAIGATKPTGQIPWTVSYLVLAVAVIAFAAISRSIPAFFTSRSMELVAAVLGAASTVFMVLSFTVIDSVSIQYLTTILCACVLGWLYLQWGTFYAQLGLRSTVCYLFLANIGGSTIKAFSHFIPIWGQCLLGMALPVLSVVMCKIAIENARKGANPTMRFESHNMRGLWKVAVAIAAFSFVVAFLVGQFLGNQNSIPVADFLMSRLFEIAISAIVLFITVGLNKPFNFSQLWRIALLVLGLDLLTQAAFPEITILRCVESSAWDLIVLFAWLTLSDIAHHSKLSAPWVFGIGWACYTAPFAIGSIAASAYPAGAIDAPVIVALMFVLVLLSTFCLELRDQDTKWLFAELRGEPVSEPSDFRSIDERCEEVGKQHGLTPRELEIMQLLCKGRTKAYIAETLYLTENTVKGHTKHIYSKLDVHSKQELMDMVEKSAS encoded by the coding sequence ATGACGAATTCGAATACAGCATCCGCCGCTTTGCCAGAAAACTTTACGCTTATTGACCTTGCTAAATCGGGGGGTTGGAAGGCGTTTGCCTCGACGGGCATCGCTTGCCCGCTGGCTTGGGGCTTCATTATCAACGCTATTGGCGCCACGAAACCGACGGGGCAGATTCCCTGGACGGTGTCGTACCTGGTGCTTGCCGTTGCCGTTATTGCATTCGCAGCGATATCACGCAGCATTCCGGCGTTCTTCACATCGCGAAGCATGGAGCTTGTCGCGGCGGTTCTGGGAGCGGCGAGCACCGTGTTTATGGTGCTGTCGTTCACGGTGATTGACAGCGTTTCCATTCAGTACCTTACCACGATATTGTGCGCGTGCGTGCTGGGGTGGCTGTATCTGCAATGGGGCACGTTCTATGCACAGCTAGGGCTGCGCTCGACGGTTTGCTACTTGTTTTTGGCGAATATTGGTGGGTCGACCATAAAGGCTTTCTCGCACTTCATTCCCATTTGGGGGCAGTGCTTGCTGGGGATGGCCCTGCCGGTTCTGTCGGTGGTGATGTGCAAAATTGCTATAGAGAATGCGCGCAAGGGTGCTAACCCGACGATGCGATTCGAGTCGCACAACATGCGCGGGCTTTGGAAAGTGGCCGTCGCCATTGCGGCGTTTAGCTTTGTGGTTGCGTTTCTGGTTGGGCAGTTTTTGGGGAACCAGAATTCTATCCCCGTTGCTGACTTTCTGATGAGCCGCCTGTTCGAGATTGCGATTTCGGCCATTGTGCTGTTCATTACCGTTGGGTTGAACAAGCCGTTCAACTTCTCGCAATTGTGGCGCATTGCGTTGCTGGTGCTTGGGCTTGACCTACTTACACAGGCGGCGTTTCCGGAGATCACCATTTTGCGCTGCGTGGAAAGCAGTGCTTGGGACTTGATCGTCCTGTTCGCTTGGCTGACGCTTTCCGACATTGCGCACCATTCGAAGCTGTCGGCGCCTTGGGTTTTCGGCATTGGCTGGGCGTGCTACACGGCACCGTTCGCTATTGGGTCGATTGCAGCCTCCGCCTACCCCGCTGGCGCCATTGATGCGCCGGTGATTGTTGCACTGATGTTTGTGCTGGTGCTGCTTTCGACGTTCTGCCTTGAGTTGCGCGACCAGGATACGAAGTGGCTGTTCGCCGAGCTGCGCGGGGAACCGGTGAGCGAACCGAGCGATTTCCGCAGCATCGACGAGCGCTGCGAGGAGGTTGGCAAGCAGCACGGGCTGACGCCGCGCGAGCTTGAGATCATGCAGCTGCTGTGCAAGGGACGGACGAAAGCGTACATTGCCGAGACGCTGTACTTGACCGAGAACACGGTGAAGGGGCACACGAAGCATATCTACTCGAAGCTTGACGTGCACAGCAAGCAAGAGCTGATGGACATGGTGGAGAAGTCGGCAAGCTAG